A stretch of the Triplophysa dalaica isolate WHDGS20190420 chromosome 19, ASM1584641v1, whole genome shotgun sequence genome encodes the following:
- the si:dkey-183i3.9 gene encoding uncharacterized protein C11orf87 homolog, with translation MKSKALEISWGAFIGAPDTNGTRVEKVHHALQPFSSTVALLVLGVIIVGIILLSFTTYYFHKSKRKKRKMQREQEEYERDNCISSIPPKVKPALGRSLIARPAPTDRQLQPTHNDAQHREEVVFEGVTV, from the coding sequence ATGAAGTCCAAGGCTCTCGAGATCTCATGGGGCGCTTTTATCGGCGCGCCGGACACTAACGGCACGCGCGTGGAGAAAGTTCACCACGCGCTTCAGCCTTTCTCGTCCACCGTCGCTCTTCTGGTGCTAGGGGTGATCATCGTAGGGATTATATTACTTTCGTTCACCACCTACTACTTTCACAAAAgcaagaggaagaagaggaagatgcAGAGGGAACAGGAGGAATACGAGCGCGATAACTGTATCTCATCCATTCCGCCCAAAGTCAAGCCTGCGTTGGGTCGCAGCTTGATAGCTCGTCCCGCTCCGACGGACCGACAACTTCAACCGACACACAATGATGCGCAACACCGCGAAGAAGTGGTGTTTGAGGGAGTAACTGTGTGA